In one Drosophila pseudoobscura strain MV-25-SWS-2005 chromosome X, UCI_Dpse_MV25, whole genome shotgun sequence genomic region, the following are encoded:
- the LOC4813781 gene encoding uncharacterized protein has product MDVLSHYSSPVVEFPATQPLEKQYALVDNCTGTDPPPPSADAGTATQEKQHAATQTEQRVASSEAVEYDERALAKWLRQICPMVEQELMHPTPLMDEQTMSQATLEEEQKVYTYQKIVMGGIENSQGLAIWLCVHTNNAPVLVVTTVAPHDDWCEHVDQQLKLFVPQRMTHGNFVIYSEVKTLPLKSCLRSLCTNPFNKHMFAGSTMDGELFVWLYEQARGGGSDANVDIKQMYSVSSTQGAAVALDWVTETLLLACYANGSIRQWDLSKQMTLDWEYCLPGTVTSELTAMVALGIDDFVVGTNDGGTFRCWSTGRQAASAKKQLQLLALRRHRFMVSTLLRTEMAGHQFVLSCDLSGQAFYHDMRHADEDMAQLIVQIPLPFKNVVACSRDGNIIYCPSSDGALEYYRVSDGAHAHVKGALRGKGSLIRSSDNGCWLITGLYGDEFQIFYVEH; this is encoded by the exons ATGGACGTACTCTCGCACTACAGCTCGCCCGTGGTCGAATTTCCGGCAACGCAGCCTCTGGAAAAACAGTACGCACTGGTGGACAACTGCACGGGCACGGATCCGCCGCCACCAAGCGCAGATGCCGGCACCGCAACACAGGAGAAGCAGCATGCGGCCACCCAAACAGAGCAACGGGTCGCCAGCAGCGAGGCTGTCGAATACGACGAGCGGGCGCTGGCCAAGTGGCTGCGCCAGATATGTCCCATGGTGGAGCAGGAACTGATGCACCCCACGCCCCTGATGGATGAGCAGACGATGAGCCAGGCAACCCTGGAGGAAGAGCAGAAGGTGTACACCTACCAGAAGATAGTCATGGGCGGCATTGAGAACTCGCAGGGGCTGGCGATTTGGCTGTGTGTTCACACAAACAACGCTCCCGTGCTGGTGGTCACAACGGTGGCCCCCCACGACGATTGGTGCGAGCATGTGGACCAGCAGCTGAAGCTATTCGTGCCCCAGCGAATGACCCATGGCAACTTTGTGATCTACTCAGAGGTCAAGACGCTGCCGCTGAAGTCCTGCCTGCGCAGCCTGTGCACGAATCCGTTCAACAAGCACATGTTCGCGGGATCCACCATGGACGGGGAGCTGTTTGTCTGGCTGTACGAGCAGGCTCGAGGGGGCGGCAGTGACGCCAATGTGGACATCAAACAGATGTACAGCGTGTCCTCCACGCAGGGTGCAGCCGTCGCCTTGGACTGGGTTACGGAAACGCTTCTGCTCGCCTGCTATGCCAACGGATCCATTCGCCAGTGGGACCTCAGTAAGCAGATGACCCTGGATTGGGA ATACTGTCTGCCTGGCACTGTTACCTCGGAGCTGACCGCAATGGTGGCCCTGGGAATAGATGATTTTGTCGTGGGCACCAACGATGGCGGCACCTTCCGCTGCTGGAGCACTGGTCGGCAGGCCGCATCCGCGAAGAAACAGCTACAGCTGCTGGCCTTGCGTAGACATCGATTCATGGTCTCCACGCTGCTCAGGACGGAAATGGCAGGCCACCAATTCGTGCTCAGCTGCGACCTCAGCGGCCAGGCGTTCTACCATGACATGCGACACGCGGACGAG GACATGGCTCAGTTGATTGTGCAGATACCATTGCCCTTCAAGAACGTCGTCGCCTGCAGCCGTGATGGAAACATCATCTACTGTCCCTCCAGCGACGGGGCTCTGGAATACTACAGGGTCAGCGATGGTGCGCATGCGCATGTCAAGGGGGCCTTGCGCGGCAAAGGCAGCCTTATCCGGAGCAGTGACAATGG GTGCTGGTTGATCACGGGCCTCTATGGCGACGAGTTTCAGATATTCTACGTGGAGCATTGA
- the ATPsynbetaL gene encoding ATP synthase subunit beta, mitochondrial — translation MMASWVRLATVCARTGFQIGQRKGALVLGHPIGIVKSPLQVRRLHVARMLACKGNDKDGKGKNDDCDDPCEVEDKGADTCEETPPKIKDPCEVAMKALHAKDSEETCESGDSSPEKGKGGIKLEHKGHKGHIHSVIGPVIDVYFPEEVPDILNAIEVEDAPIGRLVLEVFQHLGNNIVRCVAMDATEGIKRGQKVVDTGYPIRVAVGKAVLGRILNVVGDPIDERGEVKSEYHSFIHTEAPVLTELSVKPEILVTGIKVIDLLAPYVKGGKIGLFGGAGVGKTVLIMELINNIAKAHGGYSVFVGAGERTREGNDLYHEMIESKVISLEEDTSKVVLVFGQMNEPPGARSRVVLTGLTIAEYFRDIDGQDVLLFIDNIFRFTQAGSEVSALLGRIPSAVGYQPTLGTDMGTMQERITSTRNGSITSVQAVYVPADDLSDPAPAATFTHLDATTVLSRPIAELGIYPAVDPLDSSSRILDPDVVGEEHYNVARAVQKTLQGYKSLQDIIAILGMDELSEEDKITVARARKIQRFLSQPFQVAEVFTGSPGKVVSIEKCVDGFKRLLNGEYDDIPEIAFYMVGDADEVLAKANKLAASMAADDSPKSQKGAKKPEAKDDKGDKGEKDEKAATGKDVAKKEEKPKDDKAAAPKGEAKKDDPPKSKDPKGKGDSPKDKK, via the exons atgatGGCGTCTTGGGTACGATTGGCCACAG TGTGTGCACGAACCGGCTTTCAAATTGGCCAGCGGAAGGGAGCTCTGGTGCTGGGCCATCCGATCGGCATAGTGAAGTCTCCTCTTCAGGTGCGTCGTCTTCATGTCGCTCGCATGCTCGCCTGCAAGGGCAACGACAAAGATGGCAAAGGCAAGAATGATGATTGCGATGATCCCTGCGAAGTGGAAGACAAGGGCGCCGATACCTGCGAGGAAACTCCGCCCAAAATTAAGGATCCCTGCGAGGTGGCCATGAAGGCGCTGCACGCCAAGGATTCGGAAGAAACTTGTGAGTCGGGTGACTCGTCACCAGAGAAAGGAAAGGGAGGCATAAAACTGGAACACAAGGGTCACAAGGGCCACATTCACTCTGTCATTGGACCCGTCATCGATGTATACTTTCCCGAAGAGGTTCCTGACATACTCAACGCCATTGAAGTGGAGGATGCACCCATTGGGCGTCTGGTCCTGGAG GTCTTCCAACATCTGGGCAACAACATCGTACGCTGTGTCGCCATGGACGCCACAGAGGGCATCAAGCGTGGCCAGAAAGTCGTCGACACTGGCTATCCTATTCGCGTGGCGGTGGGCAAGGCCGTCCTGGGGCGCATCCTCAATGTGGTGGGCGATCCCATTGATGAACGTGGCGAAGTCAAGAGCGAATACCACTCGTTCATCCACACCGAGGCGCCCGTGCTCACGGAGCTGAGCGTGAAGCCAGAGATCCTGGTAACCGGCATCAAGGTGATCGATCTCCTGGCCCCCTACGTCAAGGGAGGCAAGATCGGGTTGTTCGGAGGCGCCGGAGTGGGCAAGACGGTGCTTATCATGGAGCTGATCAACAACATTGCCAAGGCGCACGGCGGCTACTCCGTGTTTGTGGGTGCCGGAGAGCGTACTCGCGAGGGCAACGATCTTTACCACGAGATGATCGAGTCCAAGGTCATTTCCCTCGAGGAAGACACCTCCAAGGTGGTCCTTGTCTTTGGCCAGATGAACGAGCCCCCCGGCGCTCGTTCCCGTGTGGTGTTGACTGGCCTCACCATCGCCGAGTATTTCCGGGACATCGACGGACAGGATGTGCTGCTCTTCATTGACAACATCTTCCGCTTCACCCAAGCCGGGTCCGAGGTGTCGGCCCTGTTGGGGCGCATTCCATCTGCCGTGGGCTATCAGCCGACGCTCGGCACCGACATGGGTACCATGCAAGAGCGCATCACCAGCACCCGCAATGGATCCATTACCTCGGTACAGGCCGTTTATGTGCCCGCCGACGATCTGAGCGATCCTGCGCCGGCGGCCACCTTCACCCACTTGGATGCCACCACGGTGCTCTCACGTCCCATCGCCGAGCTGGGCATATATCCCGCTGTGGATCCTCTGGACTCGTCCTCTCGCATCCTCGATCCAGATGTGGTTGGGGAGGAGCACTACAACGTGGCCCGAGCTGTGCAGAAGACCCTTCAGGGGTACAAGTCGCTGCAGGACATAATTGCCATTCTCGGCATGGACGAACTCTCCGAGGAGGACAAGATTACCGTGGCACGTGCCCGCAAGATCCAGCGCTTCCTCTCCCAGCCGTTCCAGGTGGCCGAGGTGTTCACCGGCTCACCGGGAAAAGTGGTGTCCATCGAGAAGTGCGTGGACGGATTCAAGCGCCTGCTCAACGGCGAGTACGATGACATTCCGGAGATAGCCTTCTACATGGTCGGCGATGCGGATGAAGTGCTGGCGAAGGCGAATAAATTGGCCGCCAGTATGGCCGCAGATGACTCGCCAAAGTCACAAAAGGGTGCCAAGAAGCCAGAGGCCAAAGACGACAAGGGCGACAAGGGAGAAAAGGACGAAAAGGCAGCCACCGGCAAAGATGTCGCCAAGAAGGAAGAAAAGCCGAAGGATGACAAGGCGGCAGCACCCAAGGGAGAGGCCAAAAAGGACGACCCTCCAAAATCCAAAGACCCAAAGGGAAAGGGGGATTCTCCCAAGGACAAGAAGTAA
- the IntS9 gene encoding integrator complex subunit 9 — MRLYCLSGDLAKPCYIITFKGLRIMLDCGLTEQTVLNFLPLPFVQSQKWSSLPNFIPGRDHDPQLDGELKECCGRVFVDSTPEFNLPMDKMLDFSEVDVILISNYLNMLALPYITENTGFKGKVYATEPTLQIGRFFLEELVDYIEVSPKACTARLWKEKLHLLPSPLCEAFRAKKWRTIFSLKDVQGSLLKVTIMGYDEKLDILGAFIATPVSSGYCLGSSNWVLSTAHEKICYVSGSSTLTTHPRPINQSALKHADVLIMTGLTQAPTVNPDTKLGELCMNVALTIRNNGSALIPCYPSGVVYDLFECLTQNLENAGLNNVPMFFISPVADSSLAYSNILAEWLSSAKQNKVYLPDDPFPHAFYLRNNKLKHYNHVFSEGFSKDFRQPCVVFCGHPSLRFGDAVHFIEMWGNNPNNSIIFTEPDFPYLQVLAPFQPLAMKAFYCPIDTSLNYQQANKLIKELKPNVLVIPEAYTKPHPSAPNLFIEQPDKKIITFKCGEILRLPLKRKLDRIYLTYELSQKIFPREVAAGVTFSTLTGVLQVKDKVHCIQPCAEIKEEPSSSSAGTAAAPTKEDVLQKVKYEYGSIDVEAVMKRLTQDGFTNIKLDRTDGSLSIQLVNEDTIIKFEDNETHIICGGRPTTRLKLRDTIMKCLQSF, encoded by the exons ATGCGTTTG TACTGCCTAAGCGGCGACCTGGCCAAGCCATGCTACATCATCACCTTCAAGGGCCTTCGGATTATGCTGGACTGTGGCCTCACCGAGCAGACAGTGCTGAACTTCCTACCCCTGCCGTTTGTCCAGAGTCAGAAGTGGTCCAGTCTGCCCAACTTCATTCCCGGCCGCGACCACGATCCACAGTTGGATGGCGAGCTGAAGGAATGCTGTGGCCGCGTGTTCGTGGACTCCACACCCGAGTTCAACCTGCCCATGGATAAAATGCTAGATTTCAGCGAGGTAGACGTGATACTTATCTCAAATTATCTAAATATGCTGGCTCTGCCGTACATCACGGAGAACACGGGGTTCAAGGGCAAAGTCTACGCCACCGAGCCAACGCTGCAGATCGGACGGTTTTTTCTCGAGGAACTGGTCGACTACATCGAAGTATCCCCTAAGGCGTGCACGGCTCGCCTTTGGAAGGAGAAGCTCCACCTGCTGCCGAGTCCTCTGTGCGAGGCCTTCCGGGCAAAGAAATGGCGCACAATTTTTAGCCTGAAAGATGTTCAGGGCAGTCTTTTGAAAGTAACCATAATGGGCTATGACGAAAAGCTGGATATACTGGGCGCCTTTATAGCCACTCCCGTCAGCTCTGGCTACTGTCTGGGCTCCAGCAACTGGGTTCTGAGCACGGCTCATGAGAAAATTTGCTACGTTAGCGGATCCTCAACGCTCACGACGCATCCGCGACCCATCAATCAGTCGGCTCTGAAGCATGCCGATGTTCTGATTATGACTGGACTGACGCAGGCACCCACAGTTAATCCGGACACCAAACTGGGCGAACTTTGCATGAACGTTGCCCTGACGATCAGAAACAATGGCTCCGCCTTAATACCCTGCTATCCGTCGGGCGTGGTGTATGATCTGTTTGAGTGCCTCACCCAGAATCTGGAGAACGCTGGCCTCAACAATGTGCCCATGTTCTTTATATCCCCTGTGGCGGACAGCTCCCTGGCCTATTCGAACATCCTGGCCGAGTGGCTCAGTTCTGCCAAGCAGAATAAGGTTTATCTCCCGGATGATCCCTTTCCCCACGCATTCTACCTCCGCAACAACAAGTTGAAGCACTACAATCACGTGTTCTCCGAGGGATTCAGTAAGGACTTTCGGCAG CCCTGCGTGGTCTTCTGTGGACATCCGAGTCTGCGCTTTGGCGATGCCGTGCACTTCATTGAAATGTGGGGCAACAATCCCAATAACTCAATCATATTCACGGAGCCCGACTTTCCCTACCTGCAAGTATTAGCGCCGTTCCAGCCCTTGGCCATGAAGGCCTTCTACTGTCCCATCGACACCTCCCTCAACTACCAGCAGGCCAACAAGCTGATCAAGGAGCTGAAACCGAATGTACTGGTCATTCCAGAGGCGTACACAAAGCCGCATCCCTCGGCGCCGAATTTGTTCATCGAACAGCCAGATAAGAAGATTATAACCTTCAAATGTGGCGAGATTCTAAGGCTGCCACTGAAGCGGAAGCTGGACCGCATCTACCTCACCTATGAGCTGTCACAGAAGATATTTCCACGTGAGGTGGCCGCCGGAGTGACCTTCTCAACGCTAACGGGCGTGCTGCAAGTCAAGGATAAGGTGCACTGCATCCAGCCATGTGCCGAAATAAAGGAGGagcccagcagcagtagcGCCGGGACTGCTGCCGCGCCAACTAAAGAGGATGTGCTCCAGAAAGtaaagtacgagtacggcAGCATCGATGTGGAGGCTGTGATGAAGCGTCTAACTCAGGACGGCTTCACCAACATCAAACTGGATCGCACAGACGGTTCTTTAAGCATACAACTTGTCAACGAGGACACTATCATCAAGTTCGAGGACAACGAAACTCACATTATCTGCGGGGGGAGGCCAACGACGCGTCTCAAGCTGCGTGACACCATAATGAAATGCTTACAAAGTTTTTAg
- the IleRS-m gene encoding isoleucine--tRNA ligase, mitochondrial: MLRVFNFRVGISRLYSVKAAKKDVKKYTDTINLPKTKFPNRLSAAKREEQERQLLADKIAVAYEYQEHRQLGGKRKPTFVLHDGPPYANGQLHMGHAVNKILKDITLRQRVARGQKVNYIPGWDCHGLPIELKATSAAEGQSAAEIRQKSRAFALEAIQSQKEEFSSWGILANWQKDNIYTTFHPEFIENQLQMFHNLYERGLVYRDLKPVYWSPSSRTALAEAELEYDANHISPSVYVRFALNPSGLEVETKGSQTYALVWTTTPWTLPSNQAICFNGSLEYVLVRLLDRNPSELYLMASALLSAFEASTQLKCEVVQTLPGSSLSTLTYKHPIDKEQTHLPFFDASHVQDSKGTGLVHTAPAHGPEDFLVSLDKKIPVKCMVNEAGAYTMEAPSFLRGQSVLEQGNPLVLQHIAEDVIHSAKLEHSYPIDWRTKQPVIIRASEQWFINTDRLKSRAAAALEQVDVYPRTNAEASKRAMLTQLQKRPYWCISRQRAWGVPIPVLYSRKSGQVVLNAALIEHLCSLLHSQGSMDFWWSRSLEDLLPPQIAADLGYEVKDLVKGSDILDIWFDSGSTWSAVLKKEQVADLYLEGYDQFTGWFQSSLLTSIAARDCAPYKALFVHGFTVDEKGHKMSKSLGNVISPKQITKKYGTDALRWWVASHGTQHTSITVSDKLLQKATENLSKVRGTLRYLKGVIGEKQREGREELEQPILDASFLNKYLLSNLLDFESEIEKLYNAYEYNRVVACIQNFIANQVSSIYVHLIKDRLYCGDDRELLAIRQTLTHCYRQLCKSLWPIAPFLVEESWSYYDPSGSAFHEQMVQAQKDWHDPKAVNVVNAALDVKRLINQQAGDVNSWHLAVTIKSGSQLELLRELQPAFGEPMRSSELSEILQVGSVAVVQTDLDEDLDISLTALDAPLCPRCRRYSLDEDAEQETCQRCAQVMESKN; the protein is encoded by the exons ATGTTGCgtgttttcaattttcgaGTTGGAATATCTCGATTATATTCTGTGAAAGCAGCCAAAAAAGATGTAAAGAAATATACAGACACGATTAATTTACCAAAGACAAAGTTCCCTAACCGCCTCAGTGCAGCCAAACGCGAGGAACAGGAGCGACAATTGCTGGCT GACAAGATAGCCGTTGCGTATGAATATCAGGAGCATCGACAACTGGGTGGGAAGAGGAAACCTACATTTGTGCTGCACGATGGACCGCCCTATGCCAACGGACAGCTGCACATGGGACACGCCGTCAACAAGATCCTCAAAGACATCACTCTGCGACAGCGGGTGGCCCGTGGACAGAAGGTCAACTACATTCCTGGCTGGGACTGCCACGGTCTGCCCATTGAGCTGAAGGCGACAAGTGCAGCAGAGGGCCAGAGTGCTGCTGAAATACGACAGAAAT CACGCGCGTTTGCTCTGGAGGCCATTCAGTCACAGAAGGAAGAGTTCAGCAGCTGGGGGATATTGGCCAACTGGCAAAAAGACAACATTTACACGACCTTTCATCCAGAATTTATTGAAAATCAGCTTCAAATGTTTCACAATCTTTATGAACGCGGCCTCGTTTATCGCGATTTGAAGCCGGTGTACTGGTCCCCGTCTTCCAG AACAGCTTTGGCGGAGGCCGAGCTGGAGTACGATGCCAATCACATAAGTCCTTCAGTATATGTACGCTTCGCCTTAAACCCCAGTGGACTGGAGGTTGAGACCAAAGGGTCGCAGACCTATGCACTTGTGTGGACCACCACGCCCTGGACTCTGCCCAGCAATCAAGCGATTTGCTTCAATGGCTCCCTCGAGTACGTTTTGGTCAGATTGTTGGATCGCAACCCAAGTGAGCTCTACCTCATGGCCTCCGCTCTCTTGTCAGCCTTTGAGGCCTCCACGCAGCTTAAATGCGAGGTGGTCCAGACGTTGCCCGGAAGCTCATTGAGCACGCTTACATATAAGCATCCCATAGACAAGGAACAGACCCATCTGCCCTTCTTCGATGCCAGCCATGTACAGGACAGCAAGGGCACGGGCCTGGTTCACACCGCACCTGCGCACGGACCAGAGGACTTTCTGGTTAGCCTGGACAAGAAAATACCCGTTAAATGCATGGTGAACGAGGCAGGCGCTTATACAATGGAAGCGCCCAGCTTTCTACGCGGACAATCTGTGCTGGAACAAGGTAATCCTCTCGTGCTGCAGCACATAGCAGAGGATGTTATACACTCTGCCAAACTAGAACATTCCTATCCCATTGACTGGCGGACCAAGCAACCAGTAATCATTCGGGCCAGCGAGCAGTGGTTCATCAATACAGATCGGTTGAAATCCCGTGCTGCCGCAGCGCTGGAGCAAGTAGACGTCTATCCACGTACCAATGCCGAGGCGAGCAAAAGAGCAATGCTCACCCAACTGCAGAAGCGACCCTACTGGTGCATATCAAGACAGCGGGCTTGGGGCGTGCCCATACCTGTTCTCTACAGTCGGAAGAGTGGACAAGTGGTGCTCAATGCAGCACTAATAGAACACCTCTGCAGTCTGCTGCACAGCCAAGGCTCCATGGACTTCTGGTGGTCCAGGTCATTGGAGGACCTGCTACCTCCTCAAATCGCGGCCGACCTCGGCTACGAAGTAAAGGATCTAGTTAAGGGCAGTGACATACTCGACATTTGGTTCGACTCGGGCAGCACTTGGTCTGCGGTGCTGAAGAAGGAACAGGTGGCGGATCTCTATCTGGAGGGATATGATCAGTTCACGGGCTGGTTTCAATCCTCGCTACTCACGAGCATCGCTGCCCGCGACTGCGCTCCTTACAA GGCGCTCTTCGTTCATGGATTCACAGTGGACGAAAAAGGGCACAAGATGTCCAAGTCGCTGGGCAATGTAATTTCCCCAAAACAGATTACCAAGAAGTACGGGACAGACGCTCTACGTTGGTGGGTGGCCTCCCATGGAACCCAGCACACGTCCATTACGGTCAGCGACAAGTTGCTCCAGAAGGCGACTGAGAACCTTAGCAAGGTGCGCGGAACACTGCGTTATCTAAAGGGTGTGATCGGAGAAAAGCAGAGAGAAGGCcgagaggagctggagcagccaATTCTGGACGCTAGCTTTTTAAACAAGTATCTGTTGAGCAACTTGCTTGACTTCGAATCAGAG ATCGAAAAGCTCTACAACGCGTATGAGTACAATCGCGTGGTGGCCTGCATTCAGAACTTCATTGCCAATCAGGTGTCGTCCATTTATGTGCACCTAATCAAGGATCGCCTGTACTGCGGCGACGATCGGGAACTGCTGGCCATTCGTCAGACGCTAACCCATTGCTATCGGCAGCTGTGCAAGAGCTTGTGGCCCATAGCTCCCTTTTTGGTGGAGGAAAGCTGGAGCTATTATGACCCATCGGGCAGTGCCTTCCACGAGCAGATGGTCCAGGCCCAAAAAGACTGGCATGATCCCAAAGCCGTTAATGTCGTGAACGCAGCCCTCGATGTTAAGCGTCTGATCAACCAGCAGGCTGGAGATGTTAACAGCTGGCACCTGGCTGTTACCATCAAGAGTGGCAgccagctggagctgctccgCGAACTGCAACCCGCTTTCGGGGAGCCCATGCGCAGCTCCGAGCTGTCTGAGATACTGCAGGTGGGCAGCGTTGCAGTCGTACAGACTGATCTGGACGAAGACCTGGACATTTCCTTGACAGCACTTGACGCACCGCTTTGTCCGCGGTGTCGTCGCTATAGTCTAGACGAAGATGCTGAGCAAGAGACGTGCCAGCGTTGCGCCCAGGTAATGGAATCGAAAAATTAG